From the Oscillatoria salina IIICB1 genome, the window GGCGATCGCTCCATCGCTCCCGACAACCCCAAAGGTTAAAATTTAGTAACATTACTACCCACCACTGAAATCCACTGCTAACCTAAAAGGTTAAAGCTAGGGGTGTCTGGAAATTCGGGCTGAGAAAGACCCTAAGAACCTGAGTCTGGGTAATACCAGCGGAGGGAAGCTGTTATTAGAGGAATATCGAGAATGAGATCGGAATGGGTCGCTAAACGGCGTGGTGATGGTAATGTTAGCCAAATGTACTACGCTCGTCAGGGAATTATTACCGAAGAAATGCACTATGTTGCGAAACGGGAAAATCTCCCTGCGGATTTAATTCGTGAGGAAGTGGCACGGGGTAGAATGATTATCCCGGCGAATATTAATCACGTTAATCTCGAACCGATGTGTATTGGCATTGCTGCTAAATGTAAGGTAAATGCTAATATCGGTGCGTCGCCAAATTCTTCTGAGATTAATGAAGAACTGGAAAAGCTAAATTTGGCGGTAAAATATGGTGCGGATACCGTTATGGATTTGTCTACGGGTGGCGGTAATTTAGATGAAATTCGCACCGCGATTATTAATGCTTCGCCAGTACCAATTGGGACAGTTCCAGTTTATCAGGCTTTGGAAAGCGTACATGGTAAAGTTGAAAATCTGACGGCTGATGATTTCTTGCACGTTATTGAAAAACACGCCCAACAAGGTGTAGATTACATGACGATTCATGCAGGAATTTTGATTGAACATTTACCTTTGGTCAGAAATCGGATTACTGGTATTGTTTCTCGCGGTGGTGGTATTCTGGCGAAGTGGATGCTGCACCACCACAAGCAAAATCCGCTTTATACTCACTTCCAGGATATTGTCGAAATTTTTAAGAAGTACGATGTTTCCTTTAGTTTAGGGGATTCTTTGCGTCCGGGTTGTACTCATGATGCTTCTGATGATGCACAATTGGCTGAGTTGAAAACATTGGGTGAGTTAACTCGCAAAGCTTGGGAAGATGATATCCAGGTAATGGTTGAAGGTCCCGGTCACGTACCGATGGATCAAATCGAGTTTAATGTGAAAAAGCAGATGGAAGAGTGTTCGGAAGCACCTTTCTATGTGTTGGGTCCCTTGGTGACAGATATTGCACCTGGTTACGACCATATCACCTCAGCAATTGGTGCAGCGATCGCGGGTTGGCATGGCACGGCTATGCTTTGTTATGTTACTCCCAAGGAACACCTTGGACTTCCTGATGCTGAAGATGTCCGTCAAGGCTTAATTGCTTATAAAATAGCTGCTCACGCGGCGGATATCGCCCGTCATCGTCCGGGAGCGCGAGACAGAGACGATGAACTCAGTACCGCCCGTTATAATTTTGACTGGAATCGTCAATTTGAGCTAGCTTTAGACCCAGAACGAGCTAGAGAATATCACGACGAAACTTTACCCGCAGATATTTACAAAACTGCTGAATTCTGCTCGATGTGCGGTCCGAAATTCTGCCCGATGCAAACTAAAGTTGATGCCGATGCACTGACTGAATTAGAGAAGTTTTTAGCTCAAGAACCTGCAACTCAGCAAAGTTAATTTACTTCGATAATTTTCTTGACAAAAGCTCAGTTTTATGGTATGAGACTGAGCTTTTTTTAGTAGAGTTAGCGATTAGCGTCTAAGGGGACTGATAACTGATAACTGAAAAACCCAATCCCAAAATTAACGTTCCTCGATCGGGATATAAGGAGCCTCACGAGGACCGAGATAAACTTGAGTCGGACGGAAAATGCGGTTAACGCCCAATTGTTCCTTCCAATGAGCCAACCAACCAGCCACACGCGCGATCGCAAATACAGGCGTAAACAGATCGGTAGGAATACCTAATTTCCTGTAAACCAAACCCGAATAAAAATCTACATTCGCATAAATTCCCTTATGCCCTAATTTTTCCTCAACTACTCGCTCCAACTCAACTGCGAGTTCATAATACTTATCGTAACCAGTCTTTTCAAACAACTGTTCTGCTAAATTTTGCAAAATAGTTGCTCTGGGATCTTTCACCTTATAAACTCGGTGTCCAAAACCCATAATTTTCATCTTCTTCTCTAGACAATTCTCCACATAAGGTCGTACATTTTCTCTTGTGCCAATTTCTGCTAACATCGAGATCACTTCTTCATTTGCACCACCATGCAAAGGGCCTGCCAAAGTACCAACTGCCGAAGCAATTACTGCATAAGGATCGGTCAAAGTTGAAGCTGTCACCATTGCACTAAAAGTGGAAGCATTAATTGTATGTTCCGCG encodes:
- the thiC gene encoding phosphomethylpyrimidine synthase; the protein is MRSEWVAKRRGDGNVSQMYYARQGIITEEMHYVAKRENLPADLIREEVARGRMIIPANINHVNLEPMCIGIAAKCKVNANIGASPNSSEINEELEKLNLAVKYGADTVMDLSTGGGNLDEIRTAIINASPVPIGTVPVYQALESVHGKVENLTADDFLHVIEKHAQQGVDYMTIHAGILIEHLPLVRNRITGIVSRGGGILAKWMLHHHKQNPLYTHFQDIVEIFKKYDVSFSLGDSLRPGCTHDASDDAQLAELKTLGELTRKAWEDDIQVMVEGPGHVPMDQIEFNVKKQMEECSEAPFYVLGPLVTDIAPGYDHITSAIGAAIAGWHGTAMLCYVTPKEHLGLPDAEDVRQGLIAYKIAAHAADIARHRPGARDRDDELSTARYNFDWNRQFELALDPERAREYHDETLPADIYKTAEFCSMCGPKFCPMQTKVDADALTELEKFLAQEPATQQS
- a CDS encoding citrate synthase, coding for MTVCEYKPGLEGIPAAQSSISYVDGKQGILEYRGIRIEELAQKGTFLESSFLLIWGKLPTKEELTAFQTDIIYHRRVKYRIRDMMKCFPETGHPMDALQTSAAALGLFYSRRALDNPEYIREAVVRLLAKIPTMVAAFSQMRKGNDPVKPNDDLDYAANFLYMLTEREPDPLAARIFDVCLTLHAEHTINASTFSAMVTASTLTDPYAVIASAVGTLAGPLHGGANEEVISMLAEIGTRENVRPYVENCLEKKMKIMGFGHRVYKVKDPRATILQNLAEQLFEKTGYDKYYELAVELERVVEEKLGHKGIYANVDFYSGLVYRKLGIPTDLFTPVFAIARVAGWLAHWKEQLGVNRIFRPTQVYLGPREAPYIPIEER